A segment of the Nitrosospira briensis C-128 genome:
GCATTTACCGCGATCAACTGGCCGAACTCGATAGCGACTTGCGCAATGATATTCTGACTCACGAGCAATACGAACAAAGCAAACGCGAATTACAGCAGCGGATGCTGCAGGATATTCCCGACGGCGAAGTTATGGAGGCAGCGGCAACAAGCGGAAATCGCAATGTTGCCACCATCACATTAACAACGCTTGCCGTGCCGCTGCTGGCGGTTTCGCTTTATCTCTGGTTGGGCAATACAAAGGCTTTATTACCACAGCCACCGATCGAGCAGGCCGCCATGTCCGCGGAGGAAGGCCATCCAAATTTTTCAGCAGTACTGGAAAACCTCATAGAGCGGCTCAAAAACCAGCCTGATGACCCAGAAGGCTGGCTCATGCTGGGACGAACCTATGCAATGATGCAGCGCTTCGACGAAGCAAAGGATGCTTATGAGAAGACGCTTGCCCTGAGCCCGGACAACTCCCAGGTCATTACGGATTATGCTGACATCTTGGCAATGACAAATAATGGCAGCCTGTTGGGAGAACCTCTCGAACTGATCAATAAAGCACTGCGCCTGGATCCCGGCAATCCCAAGGCGTTGGCGCTGGCCGGTACGGCTGAGTTTGAGAGAAGAAGATTCAAGGACGCCGCCGCCTATTGGGAAAAACTACTGGCGCTTATTCCACCCTCCGAGTCGGAGTTGACGGAGTCGGTTAAAAACAGTATCGCAGAAGCCAAATCCCTGGCATCAGGGAAAGGCAGTTTAATGGCAAGTGCGCAGGATCAGCCATCCAGCAACCGGACTCCTCCTCCTGCCAATAAGCCCGAACCGGTTGCGGGTACAACAGCCTCGACTTCGTCAGGCACGCTTTCCGGTAAGGTTACGTTGAGCCCCGCACTCGCTGGCAAGAGTTCGCCCAACGATAGCCTGTATATCTTTGCCCGCGCCAAGGTGGGGCCAAAAGCACCGCTGGCGACCCTGCGCCTGGAGGTCAAGGATTTACCGGCGACTTTCTCGCTGAGCGATGCGATGGCCAGATCCGGCGTGCAGCTCTCCAGTTTTGCGGATGAAATGGTGGTAGGCGCCAGAATCTCAAAATCCGGCTCACCTATGCCGCAAAGTGGCGATTTGCAAGGTTTCAGCCAACCAGTGAGGATTGGCGCCAAGGGTATCAATGTTGTAATTGATCAGCAGTTACCCTAACCGGGAAGCAACTGTTCAACCAGGGTATAGGCCCCCTTGCCCTATGTTGCTGGACGCAGAACGTCCAAGCGATACGAAGCGCCAGTTATGCACGAAAGTAGGTCGGGCTCTGCCCGACATCGTTTCTTGATCGTCGGGCGGAGCCACGACCTACGTGGGATGACGCAGGATTACAGCGGAGTCTGGCGTTCGGATATCAGCCGTTTACCGACAGGAGGACGCTGGCGCCTTGGGCGTTGCCTTCCGTGTTCTTGAGCATCTTCATGTGCATTTCAAACTGATGGGAAAGCGAGATCATATCGACCAACTAAGGATGCACAAAAGTATTGTAGGGCGGCAGTAGCGAGGCAATTCGCTTACTGCCGCCCTACCCTCTGGTTTTGTCCGACTTTCTCCACGAGAATCGGCTGTTCATCCCCAACCCCATCCATTGGTAAAGCTCCCTGGCCGTAAAGCGCCATCACTTCCATGACGTTCGTCAGCGATTCTCTATGTCTGCGGCAACCCAAAGGCAACCACAAGCAGGCTTGCAGCATCTATCGGTTGGTTAGCGGCGTAACTGGTAATTTACCCAGAGCGCTGCGGTTAACAACAGCACCGCTCCCGCTTGATGAGCTGCCGCCAGCGGAAGCGGGACGACAAGCAACAATGTGGAAATTCCCAGGCTTATCTGTATGCCAAGCATAACCAATAGCAGCGTGCATGCGAGGCGAGCCGAACCTGAAAGTGGCAATTTTCTGGATTTAAGCCAGAAAATTGGAATAAGGATCGCGAGCATCCAGGCAATGAGGCGGTGGTCGAATTGAACCGTTGCCATGTTGTCGAAGAAATTTCGGTACCATGGTTCCAGCATGAATATTTCGGGCGGAATGATATGTCCGTTCATCAAGGGAAAAGTATTGTAGGCAAAACCCGCCTGGATACCCGCCACAAAACCTCCCGATAAAATCATTATGAATATCAGGGTGGTCAGCGCAGTCGAGAAACGGCGTAAACTGCCTAATCCGCTGCTGGATAATGATGTGCCGACGGGATAAAGCAGCTCTAACGCCACCCAAAACATAGCGGCATAGATGGCGAAAGCAAGCCCCAGATGGGCTGTCAGCCGATATTGGCTAACATGAGGGTTATCCACCAACCCGCTCTTTACCATATACCAGCCCATTGCACCCTGCAGGCCTCCGAGAACAAAAATGCCGGCCAACTTCAGGCCCAATGGCCGGTCGATTGCTTTTTTCGCAAGGAAATATACGAAGGGCACAAAAAAAGCCAATCCGATGACTCGCCCCAACAGGCGGTGAAAATATTCCCACCAGAAAATGCCTTTGAATTCCTCCAGGCTCATGCCGACATTGATCTTTTTATACTGAGGCGTCTGATGGTATTTTTCGAAAAGCTCGTCCCAATCGCTCTGGCCGAGCGGGGGCATGGTGCCGACGATGGGTTGCCATTCGACAATGGACAGTCCGGAATGGGTGAGCCGGGTAACGCCGCCGACGACCACCATGGCAAATACCAGAGCGCAGCAAACAAGCAACCAGATAGCAATGGGTTTGTGCATGATAAAATTGGAAGTTAACTGTATGCGGAAATTAACGATGACGAATGAATCGCCGTCTAAAGATTTTTCAAACCGGGGGATTCGAGGATTTATTTCGCGCGCATTAAACGTTGTTTGTCGCGCACCCACTCTTTCTGTTTCTCGGACTCGCGTTTGTCATGCTGCTTCTTGCCTTTGGCCAAGCCGATTTCAAGCTTGATTTTACCCGCCTTATAGTGCATATCCAGCGGCACCAGCGTGTACCCCGCACGCTCCACCTTGCCGATAAGCCGTTTAATTTCCTCGGCATGCAGCAACAGCTTGCGGGTACGAACCGGATCCGGCTGGATATGAGTGGAAGCCGCCAACAAAGGGCTGATATGACAACCGATCAGAAACAGTTCACTATTACGAATGACAACGTAAGCTTCTTTTAACTGAACCCGCCCCGCGCGGATCGCTTTGACCTCCCAACCTTCGAAAACTACGCCTGTTTCATGCTTCTCTTCGATAAAATAATCGTGAAAGGCTTTTTTATTCTGAACAATGCTCATGTATTGGAAGAAAAAGGGTGAGTTCCATGCGGGTTTCGTGTATTTTAGCAGCTTTCAATACTGTCTCGTTCGATCCGGGCAGTTTATCTTATGGCTGAAATCGAAAAGTCAGTACTGATAGGGCACTCTGCGAGCCAGATGTTCGCATTGGTGGATGCAGTGGAAGACTATCCCAAGTTTTTGCCGTGGTGTGGCGGTTCATCCGTCACTCCGCAAAGTGATTCGACTACGCATGCAACGATCCAGATCGATTATCACCACATTAAGCATAGCTTCACTACCAAGAATATCAAGCATCCGCCGGAATTGATCACCATGACGCTGCTGAACGGTCCATTCCAAAACCTGGATGGCCACTGGCGTTTTACCCCCTTGGCGGAGAACGCCTGCAAGATAGAATTCCGTTTGCATTATACGTTCGCGCACATGATTCTCGAAAAGCTGGTGGGTCCGGTATTTTTCATAATCGCCAATAATCTTGTGGACGCATTCATCGAGCGTGCGGAGGAGGTTTATGGGAGTTCATGAGCGCAAGATCGAGATCGAAGTCGTCTACGCCCTGCCGGAGAACCAGATTATGCGGCAGATAACCGTGCCATCCGGAACAACAGCGAGGCAGGCTGTGGAGCTTTCCGCAATCATCGATCTTTTCCCTGGAATAGACCTTGCCCACAATAAACTGGGCATATTTGGCAGGTTGGTCAAACCTGAAGCGGTCCTGCGTGAAGGCGACCGTGTAGAGATCTACCGGCCCTTGATGGTGGATCCGAAAGAGAGTCGCAGGAGGCGGGCGAAAGAACTCAAATCAATCCGCAAGACGGAAACATAAACGGGAAAGTTCTTCACCGCATTATCACAAAAAAATACTCCCACCTCATCTTTCCACGTCTTGAGAATATAAGCGATCCCCTGCTATCGGGGGTCCGCTCCATCGAAGCGTTTCCCATCTTGTTGACGGTGATTATTATTATCATTATCATCACCGGCACCACGTTGTTGCCGTAACAATCCTGATTTTCGTCCCCGGCCGCCTGATCAGGCCGGGCATCCGACGTCAAATGTTGTAGAAAGATACCACGGCGGAAAAAAAGGATATCAAATCGAGAATGGGACAAACAGGGCCCAATATGGAGAACTCATGACACGCTCGTTTTCATTTGCAATAGGCTTACTCACGCTTTCGCTCCTCACTGCATGCGCAGGTCAATCCCGCTTGGCAAAATCTGACTCATCCCGGTATCAGACAGTAGAACGTCCGGTTGCCGGCTGTGCTGCTGGTGAAGACCCTTTCAACTGCGATCGCCGTGCCATTCTTGCAATGCTGGGTGGATATGAAGTTCAGTTCAGGTTTGAGGAGACGGTGGTGTTGAAACCAGGCTATGAGCGTAAAGAACCCAAGCGCAGCATGGGTTTTGAGTCCGTGGTGCTGGTCGAAGATACCGGCAAACGGATTTCGCTGCAACACATTCTTGTAATGGGTGGCGGCGCCCTTACTAAGCACTGGCGTCAGGACTGGATATATGAGTCGCCAAAGCACTGGGTATTTGTGGGCGACCAACGCTTTGAGGAGCAGGAGCGCAATGCGGCCGAGATACCTGGCACCTGGACGCAACTGGTTTACGAAGTCAATGATGGCCCGCGGTATGCCGGCAACGGAAAATGGAATCACAAATACGGGATATCGACCTGGACCTCCGGGCGGACTTGGCGGCCGCTACCCCGGCGCGAATACACCAAGCGCAGCGATTATCAGCTGATCAATGCCGAAAACCGTCAAACGATTACCCCACAAGGCTGGGCGCACGAGCAGGACAATACCAAAGTCATACGCATAAAAGATGGCAAGGACATACCGCTGGTCCGTGAGTTCGGCTTCAACGACTATCGCCGCATTGAAGGCTACGACTTCGGACCCGCATTAGCCTATTGGAAGGGAACGTCTGATTTCTGGTCGGAGGTGCGCGCACGTTGGGCTAACCGGTTCGCCGCGAACGGATCGATAACACTGTCTCTTCAAACAGGCGACGAGAGCTTTAACCAGACACTGCTCGACCTTGGGGACGCATACATGAAAAACCCCCAGTTTAATTTATACCAGAAGCAGCTTGACGATGCCTTCAGCAAATTCGTCCATGTGAATACACCCTCGCCAGCTATCAAGCGCTGAGCGTATGCGTGGCTGGCCGTCGAGCCGTATACTAAGAGGCAATCGTATACTGTCAGGCAGGTAAACGCAGATCGGAGCAAGGAAGCCAAAAGAAGCTTGGTGAGGCAGATGATTGGACGTGGTTTCATTGAGGATGATGGTACCTGAAGCGCGGCCAAGTCAACAGATAGGCTTCCTTTCTTTTTTCTTCCGGGCGGGATACCAATGAAAATGTACGAGATTCCCATCGTAGCGCCCTACCGGCTTGATCTTACGGTAAGCGTGCTTCGGCGGCTCTCGACGAATATCGTTGATCTACTCACGCCGGAAGGACAATATGTCCGCGCACTCGTTGGCCCGCCAGAGCCTGTGATCGTCCGGGTCATGCAGAACCAGCAGGACTCATTGTCCGCCACCATCGAGGGCGATACGAATAACGAGCCGGATGTGTTCGGGCTCGTGCGCAAGATACTCGGCTGCGATCATGATCCGATGGATTTCGAACATTCGGCTGCGGCCGTCCCATGGCTGGCCCCCCTGGTTCAGCGCATGCAGGGTGTAAAACCGCCCCGCTATCCCACTCTCTGGGAAGCCTGCGTTAACGCGATTGTGTTTCAGCAATTGAGCCTGGCATCCGCCACTGCGATCATGTGTCGCTTGATTGTCGCCCTGGGACAATCGGTGAGAACCGAAGGCATACCTGTGCCATTGTATGTATTTCCGACTGCGGAAAACTTTTCGCGTGCAACCGACGATCTTCTGCGCAAAACCGGGCTCAGCGCCAGCAAAATCGCAACATTGCGGCGCGTGGCCGAAGCGCTCGCATCCGGCAGGATTGATACGGCTAAACTGGAGCAATGCAAGAGCGAGGATGCGGCGGCCATCCTTCGGCAGATAAAGGGTATGGGTCCATGGACGGCAGCCGTCATTCTGCTGCGCGGCTTGGGACGGCTGGATGTGTTCCCCGCAAATGACACCAGCGTGGCGAGTAATATTGCGCTCGTCTCGGGCACTGCACCGTACGATGCAGAGAACGTTCTGGATACTCTCGGTCCGCAGCGGGGGATGCTGTACTTTTATCTGCTGCTCGCCCGCCTGGAATCCCGCAGTGAGATCGGCCTTCCGTCGTTCGAGAGAACGTAACCAACCGCTCAACGTGCGGTGAAACTACCAGCAGTGTCTCAGGCATTTATTTTTTTTAGCGCCGATCCTTTATGCATCGCGATGTGGTCGGTCTTGTCGCTCTTGATCTCATATTGCGGCTCATCCTCGCTCGCATGATGCGTATAGCCCTTGTAGGCGACGTCTTTTGTATGCACTTTGATAATCTTTCCGCTGACGTGTCCGGCTTCCGAGTTCCAGGTGACATGATCGTCGACTTTGAATTTGCTTATCACGATGTTTGGCTCCTTACGGCTAATGCTTACGACTAAACGGACGGCGGCTGATTCGAATATTTCTCTCCCTTCGTGAGAATTGTCTGGACAGACTGCTAGACCCCGTGCAGCAGCATCGCCAGGATAGAGTTGTTTTATAGATCGATCAACGCACATCGTCAAGGACTGGCTCTTACACGCGTCCGCCAAAACTTTCGGGATTGAAGGTTTGGCCGTGCACCTATTTGTCATACCCGGAATACCGCTTCGGATATGCTGGCTCGTCCATCTTGAAATAGTTCATTCGCCACAATCCATGAGGTTCGTTATAATGCCGCTTTGTGAAGGATCAATGCCATGAGACTGGTTGAGAAAGCTCTAACCTTCGACGATGTTCTGCTGCTTCCCGCCCACTCGGTGGTTTTACCACGCAACGTTGCCTTGACGACGCGCCTTAGCCGCGAAATTTCCCTTAATATACCGCTGGTTTCGGCCGCGATGGATACGGTGACCGAGGCGCCGCTTGCTATCGCGCTTGCGCAGGAGGGCGGCATCGGTATTATCCACAAGAATATGTCGGCGGAATCCCAGGCAGCCCACGTAGCCAACGTCAAGCGCTTCGAAAGCGGGATAGTGAAAGATCCCATCACCATCCCGCCGGACATGACAGTCCGTGACGTACTCAACCTCATCCGAAAATACAAAATATCCGGCTTACCCGTAGTGGAAGGATCGAAAGTCGTCGGTATCGTCACCAACCGGGACCTTCGTTTCGAAACCAACCTGGATCAACCTATCAAGAACATCATGACGCTGAAAGAGCGGCTGGTGACGGTAAACGAAGGCACTGGCCGCGAGGAGGCGATGACGTTGCTGCACAAGCATCGCCTGGAGCGAGTCCTGGTGGTGAACAGTAACTTCGAATTGCGTGGACTGATTACCGTAAAGGACATAATCAAGACATCCGAGCACCCCAATGCATGCAAGGACGACCTGGGGCGTCTACGCGTAGGCGCGGCCATTGGCGTCGGCGACGGCAGTGAAGAACGCGCGGAAGCACTCGCCGAAGCAGGCGTGGACGTGATCGTGGTGGATACTGCGCATGGACATTCACAGAGCGTACTTGACAGGGTACAGTGGGTAAAGAAAAGGTTTCCGCAAATCCAGGTTATCGGCGGGAATATCGCTACTGCTGCTGCCGCCAAAGCTCTGGTTGACCACGGAGCTGATGCGGTAAAAGTCGGAATAGGCCCTGGCTCAATCTGCACGACCCGCATTGTTGCAGGCGTCGGTGTGCCGCAAATCACCGCAATCAAAAACGTATCCGAAGCGTTGGCAAACACCGGCGTACCGCTGATCGCCGACGGCGGCATCCGCTATTCCGGCGATATCGCCAAGGCAATTGCCGCAGGAGGCAACTCTGTGATGTTGGGCGGATTGTTCGCGGGCACCAGCGAAGCGCCAGGCGAAATCGAGCTATTCCAGGGACGGTCCTATAAAACCTACCGCGGCATGGGGTCACTTTCTGCAATGCAGCAAGGTTCGAGCGACCGCTATTTCCAGCAAGCCGAGCAGAACGCCGAAAAACTGGTACCGGAAGGCGTAGAAGGCCGTGTTCCCTTCAAAGGCAGTGTCATTGCCGTAATTCATCAGCTTATCGGTGGGTTACGCTCCGGCATGGGTTATCTCGGTTGTGAAACAATTGAGGACATGCACGCCAAAGCCGAGTTTATCGAGATTACCTCTGCCGGCATTCGCGAATCCCACGTCCATAACGTGCAGATCACGAAAGAAGCACCGAATTATCGTGTGGAATAAGCTGTTGATGTAACGCAGTGTAGTACATCAAGATATCGCTACTTGAATGATTCAAATTGTCTCCTCATGCTGCGCTGCCCGTCCTCACAAGTGGGATAACTATGCAGCCTTTCTCGCGCCTGCATAGCTCCGATCACGCCATTTTTAACTTTTCATTCAAGTTTTACTTGAAACTGCCGGATATCCCGGCGCACCCTATCAGGCCATGCACCAAAAAATACTCATTCTTGATTTCGGTTCCCAATATACGCAACTGATTGCCCGCCGAGTCCGGGAAAGCAACGTCTACTGCGAAATCCACGCATACGACGTGAGTTCGCAATTTGTCAGGGATTTTGCGCCGAAAGGTATTATTCTTTCGGGCGGTCCGGCTTCTGTAGCAGAGTTTGAAACGCCACGGGCTCCGCAGATCGTTTTTGAGTTAGGTGTGCCGGTGCTGGGTATCTGCTATGGTATGCAGACCATGGCCGCCCAATTGGGCGGTGCGGTTGAAAATTCCAAGGTGCGCGAATTCGGTTACGCTGAAGTGCAAGCGAAAAACAGAATTGCTCTGCTGCGAGACATATACGACCATACCGATACCGCAGGCAAACAGACTCTCGACGTGTGGATGAGTCATGGTGATGCTGTCACCAAGCTTCCTTCCGGCTTTGAAGCCATGGCCAGCAATGCCTCCACGCCCCTGGCTGCCATAGCGGACGAGGCGCGAAAATTCTATGGCATACAATTCCATCCGGAAGTGACTCACACCCCGCAGGGCAAGGCCATTATCGCGCGGTTCGTGCACGAAATTTGCGGGGCCGGGCATGACTGGAATATGCCTGACTACATGGAAGAAGCGATCGGCAGAATCCGTTCCAAGGTAGGAGCGGACGAGGTTATTCTGGGCCTGTCCGGTGGCGTCGATTCATCGGTAGCCGCAGCACTCATTCATCGCGCCATCGGCAAACAACTTACCTGTGTATTTGTGGATAACGGCCTGCTGCGGATGAACGAAGCCGAACAGGTAATGGATACCTTCAGCAGAAATCTGGGCGTAAAAGTCATCCATATAGACGCCAGCGGAGAGTTTCTCAAGCACTTGCAAGGCGTCAGCGATCCTGAAATGAAACGCCGCATCATCGGTCGGGAATTCGTCGAAGTGTTTCAGCGCGAAGCTGCGAAAATTCCTAGTGCGCATTGGCTTGCCCAAGGTACGATCTACCCGGACGTGATCGAATCCGCAGGCGGAAAAACGAAAAAAGCGCAGACCATCAAATCGCATCACAATGTAGGCGGCCTGCCCGATACACTGCATTTGAAACTTCTGGAACCGTTGCGCGAATTATTCAAGGACGAAGTACGCGAACTTGGGGTAGCGCTGGGACTTCCGCACGACATGGTCTTTCGCCACCCCTTTCCCGGGCCCGGATTGGGAGTTCGCATACTCGGCGAGGTAAAGCGTGAATATGCCGAATTACTGCGCCGTGCCGATGCGATCTTTATTGAAGAACTACGTATCTCGGGTTGGTACGAGAAAACCTCTCAGGCGTTTACCGTATTCCTGCCGGTAAAATCCGTAGGGGTCATGGGCGACGGACGCACTTATGAATACGTAGTAGCCCTGAGAGCAGTTCAAACCGAAGACTTCATGACTGCACACTGGGCGGAACTCCCCTACCCCCTGCTAGCCAGGATATCCAACCGTATCGTCAACGAAGTGCGCGGGATTAACCGTGTTGTCTATGACATCTCCGGTAAGCCGCCTGCGACGATCGAGTGGGAATAGTCATCATGCCTTGCCGAGCGATCGTGGAATCTATATAGAACCGATAATCCGACTCTACACAGAAATTCTCAGTTCGGTTATTACCACGGAAAATTACGTGTTGCGATTGGCCAGGAAGGTTAAATTGCCATAAGCGTGCCATTTGCAATTCCTGACAGAGAAAGGTTTCCACTATATTTCGACGTTACTGCATGATCAATCGAGTCTGACCCTATTGATTTCACTAGGTAAGCAAAGCCTACCGAGCTGAGACATAGCCTAGCCAACCGCATTATTAGGATTTACGAACCTAACATCTCGGTCGAGCGGACCGTCTGCAAGCTGGATTTGCATCCGACCGCTCACTTTCAACCGGGAGGCTTCTGATGCGTCCGATCATCGAAGGTATAGGAAGTTATGAATCCAATAGTCATTGATGCAGCAACGATTTTTGACCCGGCAAGATTATTAGCTGTATTGGCGTCGGTTGATATCAGGCACTCGGAGGTTTGGGTGTCACAACGTTATGATCATTTTAAAGAAAAAGATTT
Coding sequences within it:
- the smpB gene encoding SsrA-binding protein SmpB — encoded protein: MSIVQNKKAFHDYFIEEKHETGVVFEGWEVKAIRAGRVQLKEAYVVIRNSELFLIGCHISPLLAASTHIQPDPVRTRKLLLHAEEIKRLIGKVERAGYTLVPLDMHYKAGKIKLEIGLAKGKKQHDKRESEKQKEWVRDKQRLMRAK
- a CDS encoding COX15/CtaA family protein is translated as MHKPIAIWLLVCCALVFAMVVVGGVTRLTHSGLSIVEWQPIVGTMPPLGQSDWDELFEKYHQTPQYKKINVGMSLEEFKGIFWWEYFHRLLGRVIGLAFFVPFVYFLAKKAIDRPLGLKLAGIFVLGGLQGAMGWYMVKSGLVDNPHVSQYRLTAHLGLAFAIYAAMFWVALELLYPVGTSLSSSGLGSLRRFSTALTTLIFIMILSGGFVAGIQAGFAYNTFPLMNGHIIPPEIFMLEPWYRNFFDNMATVQFDHRLIAWMLAILIPIFWLKSRKLPLSGSARLACTLLLVMLGIQISLGISTLLLVVPLPLAAAHQAGAVLLLTAALWVNYQLRR
- the ccmI gene encoding c-type cytochrome biogenesis protein CcmI, coding for MTSFWVVAGIFIVGALLFVLPTLLSKRDRQTGVARDATNVSIYRDQLAELDSDLRNDILTHEQYEQSKRELQQRMLQDIPDGEVMEAAATSGNRNVATITLTTLAVPLLAVSLYLWLGNTKALLPQPPIEQAAMSAEEGHPNFSAVLENLIERLKNQPDDPEGWLMLGRTYAMMQRFDEAKDAYEKTLALSPDNSQVITDYADILAMTNNGSLLGEPLELINKALRLDPGNPKALALAGTAEFERRRFKDAAAYWEKLLALIPPSESELTESVKNSIAEAKSLASGKGSLMASAQDQPSSNRTPPPANKPEPVAGTTASTSSGTLSGKVTLSPALAGKSSPNDSLYIFARAKVGPKAPLATLRLEVKDLPATFSLSDAMARSGVQLSSFADEMVVGARISKSGSPMPQSGDLQGFSQPVRIGAKGINVVIDQQLP
- the guaB gene encoding IMP dehydrogenase — encoded protein: MRLVEKALTFDDVLLLPAHSVVLPRNVALTTRLSREISLNIPLVSAAMDTVTEAPLAIALAQEGGIGIIHKNMSAESQAAHVANVKRFESGIVKDPITIPPDMTVRDVLNLIRKYKISGLPVVEGSKVVGIVTNRDLRFETNLDQPIKNIMTLKERLVTVNEGTGREEAMTLLHKHRLERVLVVNSNFELRGLITVKDIIKTSEHPNACKDDLGRLRVGAAIGVGDGSEERAEALAEAGVDVIVVDTAHGHSQSVLDRVQWVKKRFPQIQVIGGNIATAAAAKALVDHGADAVKVGIGPGSICTTRIVAGVGVPQITAIKNVSEALANTGVPLIADGGIRYSGDIAKAIAAGGNSVMLGGLFAGTSEAPGEIELFQGRSYKTYRGMGSLSAMQQGSSDRYFQQAEQNAEKLVPEGVEGRVPFKGSVIAVIHQLIGGLRSGMGYLGCETIEDMHAKAEFIEITSAGIRESHVHNVQITKEAPNYRVE
- a CDS encoding DNA-3-methyladenine glycosylase family protein, yielding MKMYEIPIVAPYRLDLTVSVLRRLSTNIVDLLTPEGQYVRALVGPPEPVIVRVMQNQQDSLSATIEGDTNNEPDVFGLVRKILGCDHDPMDFEHSAAAVPWLAPLVQRMQGVKPPRYPTLWEACVNAIVFQQLSLASATAIMCRLIVALGQSVRTEGIPVPLYVFPTAENFSRATDDLLRKTGLSASKIATLRRVAEALASGRIDTAKLEQCKSEDAAAILRQIKGMGPWTAAVILLRGLGRLDVFPANDTSVASNIALVSGTAPYDAENVLDTLGPQRGMLYFYLLLARLESRSEIGLPSFERT
- a CDS encoding RnfH family protein — protein: MGVHERKIEIEVVYALPENQIMRQITVPSGTTARQAVELSAIIDLFPGIDLAHNKLGIFGRLVKPEAVLREGDRVEIYRPLMVDPKESRRRRAKELKSIRKTET
- a CDS encoding DUF2945 domain-containing protein, producing MISKFKVDDHVTWNSEAGHVSGKIIKVHTKDVAYKGYTHHASEDEPQYEIKSDKTDHIAMHKGSALKKINA
- the guaA gene encoding glutamine-hydrolyzing GMP synthase; protein product: MHQKILILDFGSQYTQLIARRVRESNVYCEIHAYDVSSQFVRDFAPKGIILSGGPASVAEFETPRAPQIVFELGVPVLGICYGMQTMAAQLGGAVENSKVREFGYAEVQAKNRIALLRDIYDHTDTAGKQTLDVWMSHGDAVTKLPSGFEAMASNASTPLAAIADEARKFYGIQFHPEVTHTPQGKAIIARFVHEICGAGHDWNMPDYMEEAIGRIRSKVGADEVILGLSGGVDSSVAAALIHRAIGKQLTCVFVDNGLLRMNEAEQVMDTFSRNLGVKVIHIDASGEFLKHLQGVSDPEMKRRIIGREFVEVFQREAAKIPSAHWLAQGTIYPDVIESAGGKTKKAQTIKSHHNVGGLPDTLHLKLLEPLRELFKDEVRELGVALGLPHDMVFRHPFPGPGLGVRILGEVKREYAELLRRADAIFIEELRISGWYEKTSQAFTVFLPVKSVGVMGDGRTYEYVVALRAVQTEDFMTAHWAELPYPLLARISNRIVNEVRGINRVVYDISGKPPATIEWE
- a CDS encoding DUF6607 family protein, with amino-acid sequence MTRSFSFAIGLLTLSLLTACAGQSRLAKSDSSRYQTVERPVAGCAAGEDPFNCDRRAILAMLGGYEVQFRFEETVVLKPGYERKEPKRSMGFESVVLVEDTGKRISLQHILVMGGGALTKHWRQDWIYESPKHWVFVGDQRFEEQERNAAEIPGTWTQLVYEVNDGPRYAGNGKWNHKYGISTWTSGRTWRPLPRREYTKRSDYQLINAENRQTITPQGWAHEQDNTKVIRIKDGKDIPLVREFGFNDYRRIEGYDFGPALAYWKGTSDFWSEVRARWANRFAANGSITLSLQTGDESFNQTLLDLGDAYMKNPQFNLYQKQLDDAFSKFVHVNTPSPAIKR
- a CDS encoding type II toxin-antitoxin system RatA family toxin, with the protein product MAEIEKSVLIGHSASQMFALVDAVEDYPKFLPWCGGSSVTPQSDSTTHATIQIDYHHIKHSFTTKNIKHPPELITMTLLNGPFQNLDGHWRFTPLAENACKIEFRLHYTFAHMILEKLVGPVFFIIANNLVDAFIERAEEVYGSS